Proteins from one Neodiprion fabricii isolate iyNeoFabr1 chromosome 5, iyNeoFabr1.1, whole genome shotgun sequence genomic window:
- the LOC124182627 gene encoding endonuclease/exonuclease/phosphatase family domain-containing protein 1-like isoform X6 yields MHTYIGSQIRTCMHMYKSVYARLYVNILVYIQHTDIVNEMGQNGSTHHGHRGRGRNFRRATLSMLGKKHSQPSKILSHTFAYDDDGLKVDRMNLNTATEEELMTLPGISRAVARNIVCHRQAIGRFHRVEDLVLVSGVGAYKLELVRPEICVASANASTSSSQASISLNSSGNTGSLLDINSASVFALQGIPGLNQELAANVVERRHRRGFYQSLDELAKVRGIGKHRLAIIKPYLKIVVDSDGSVTPTPSNGTSSSLGTNPQMTSTPVSNGVVKISSKVPRVNGINPSAHVTNDIETSSGITEDEIWELLSVASPRPLTPSNYSTKLEGRTSFRIATWNLERFSVDKACNPGVREVICRTILENRLSLLALQEIESSEALAKITLELNSPILKRVRDWQGNRKVWRSIHLGQGLAILWDTDGKIRISLQHQSSAAADSVPAAACATFHVGS; encoded by the exons atgcatacatacataggtagccaaatacgtacatgtatgcatatgtataaatCTGTATATGCACGGCTATACGTCAATATACTTGTATACATTCAACATACTGATATAGTCAATGAAATGGGCCAAAACGGAAGTACGCACCATGGGCATCGGGGACGTGGTCGAAATTTCAGACGAGCAACCCTTAGCATGTTGGGAAAAAAACATTCTCAACCTAGCAAAATCCTGTCGCACACATTTGCATATGATGATGATGGTCTTAAG GTTGACCGGATGAATTTGAACACAGCTACGGAAGAAGAATTGATGACATTGCCAGGAATAAGCAGGGCAGTGGCCAGGAATATAGTTTGTCATAGACAGGCGATTGGGAGATTTCACAGGGTGGAAGACTTGGTCTTAGTTTCAGGAGTGGGAGCTTATAAATTGGAATTGGTTCGACCTGAGATCTGCGTAGCTTCCGCCAATGCCAGCACAAGTTCATCTCAAGCTTCCATAAGCTTGAACTCTTCGGGGAATACGGGGAGTTTGCTGGATATCAATAGTGCGAGTGTTTTTGCATTGCAAGGAATCCCAGGTTTGAATCAG GAATTAGCAGCTAACGTCGTTGAAAGGAGACACAGGCGCGGATTTTATCAATCGCTTGATGAACTAGCAAAAGTCCGAGGGATTGGAAAGCATCGGTTGGCTATAATTAAGCCTTATCTAAAGATCGTCGTTGACTCGGATGGATCCGTTACCCCGACCCCTAGCAACGGTACATCGTCTTCTTTGGGTACCAATCCACAAATGACAAGTACCCCTGTTTCCAACGGTGTGGTCAAAATTTCGAGCAAGGTGCCTCGAGTCAATGGAATAAATCCAAGTGCTCATGTCAC CAATGACATTGAAACGAGCTCGGGAATAACTGAAGATGAAATTTGGGAGCTACTCAGTGTTGCCAGTCCTCGGCCTTTGACGCCCAGTAATTATTCTACCAAACTCGAGGGAAGGACCTCCTTCAGGATTGCCACATGGAACCTAGAGCGTTTTAGCGTTGACAAAGCTTGCAACCCAGGTGTGCGAGAAGTTATATGTCGGACTATACTTGAGAATAG ATTATCTTTGCTGGCATTACAAGAGATTGAGAGCAGCGAAGCCCTGGCTAAAATAACGTTGGAATTGAATAGTCCAATTCTGAAACGGGTTCGCGATTGGCAAGGAAATCGCAAGGTTTGGCGATCCATACACTTAGGACAAGGCCTTGCTATCCTATGGGATACAGATGGAAAAATTCGTATATCCCTCCAGCATCAGTCGTCGGCAGCGGCGGATTCAGTACCCGCCGCTGCCTGCGCGACATTTCACGTGGGTTCTTGA
- the LOC124182627 gene encoding endonuclease/exonuclease/phosphatase family domain-containing protein 1-like isoform X1, whose amino-acid sequence MHTYIGSQIRTCMHMYKSVYARLYVNILVYIQHTDIVNEMGQNGSTHHGHRGRGRNFRRATLSMLGKKHSQPSKILSHTFAYDDDGLKVDRMNLNTATEEELMTLPGISRAVARNIVCHRQAIGRFHRVEDLVLVSGVGAYKLELVRPEICVASANASTSSSQASISLNSSGNTGSLLDINSASVFALQGIPGLNQELAANVVERRHRRGFYQSLDELAKVRGIGKHRLAIIKPYLKIVVDSDGSVTPTPSNGTSSSLGTNPQMTSTPVSNGVVKISSKVPRVNGINPSAHVTNDIETSSGITEDEIWELLSVASPRPLTPSNYSTKLEGRTSFRIATWNLERFSVDKACNPGVREVICRTILENRLSLLALQEIESSEALAKITLELNSPILKRVRDWQGNRKVWRSIHLGQGLAILWDTDGKIRISLQHQSSAAADSVPAAACATFHINKVTITVVNAALHGVRDRRAIDNYCRFQNTLVLGDFSTMNGVEDLDLELPRNENTAVHPEKLFFNDNIAWSRKSRAVLRTGHSGIVKQGLTHLGIPRGWKWGGAVSTHCPVWCQIYSQLDE is encoded by the exons atgcatacatacataggtagccaaatacgtacatgtatgcatatgtataaatCTGTATATGCACGGCTATACGTCAATATACTTGTATACATTCAACATACTGATATAGTCAATGAAATGGGCCAAAACGGAAGTACGCACCATGGGCATCGGGGACGTGGTCGAAATTTCAGACGAGCAACCCTTAGCATGTTGGGAAAAAAACATTCTCAACCTAGCAAAATCCTGTCGCACACATTTGCATATGATGATGATGGTCTTAAG GTTGACCGGATGAATTTGAACACAGCTACGGAAGAAGAATTGATGACATTGCCAGGAATAAGCAGGGCAGTGGCCAGGAATATAGTTTGTCATAGACAGGCGATTGGGAGATTTCACAGGGTGGAAGACTTGGTCTTAGTTTCAGGAGTGGGAGCTTATAAATTGGAATTGGTTCGACCTGAGATCTGCGTAGCTTCCGCCAATGCCAGCACAAGTTCATCTCAAGCTTCCATAAGCTTGAACTCTTCGGGGAATACGGGGAGTTTGCTGGATATCAATAGTGCGAGTGTTTTTGCATTGCAAGGAATCCCAGGTTTGAATCAG GAATTAGCAGCTAACGTCGTTGAAAGGAGACACAGGCGCGGATTTTATCAATCGCTTGATGAACTAGCAAAAGTCCGAGGGATTGGAAAGCATCGGTTGGCTATAATTAAGCCTTATCTAAAGATCGTCGTTGACTCGGATGGATCCGTTACCCCGACCCCTAGCAACGGTACATCGTCTTCTTTGGGTACCAATCCACAAATGACAAGTACCCCTGTTTCCAACGGTGTGGTCAAAATTTCGAGCAAGGTGCCTCGAGTCAATGGAATAAATCCAAGTGCTCATGTCAC CAATGACATTGAAACGAGCTCGGGAATAACTGAAGATGAAATTTGGGAGCTACTCAGTGTTGCCAGTCCTCGGCCTTTGACGCCCAGTAATTATTCTACCAAACTCGAGGGAAGGACCTCCTTCAGGATTGCCACATGGAACCTAGAGCGTTTTAGCGTTGACAAAGCTTGCAACCCAGGTGTGCGAGAAGTTATATGTCGGACTATACTTGAGAATAG ATTATCTTTGCTGGCATTACAAGAGATTGAGAGCAGCGAAGCCCTGGCTAAAATAACGTTGGAATTGAATAGTCCAATTCTGAAACGGGTTCGCGATTGGCAAGGAAATCGCAAGGTTTGGCGATCCATACACTTAGGACAAGGCCTTGCTATCCTATGGGATACAGATGGAAAAATTCGTATATCCCTCCAGCATCAGTCGTCGGCAGCGGCGGATTCAGTACCCGCCGCTGCCTGCGCGACATTTCAC ATCAACAAGGTTACTATAACGGTTGTGAACGCGGCACTGCACGGCGTCCGGGATCGAAGGGCAATAGACAATTACTGCAGATTCCAAAATACTCTTGTGCTTGGAGATTTTTCCACAATGAACGGCGTGGAAGATCTTGATCTCGAATTACCGCGCAACGAAAACACAGCGGTTCAtcctgaaaaattatttttcaacgataataTCGCATGGAGCCGTAAATCCAGAGCGGTGCTGCGAACCGGGCATTCAGGTATCGTTAAGCAGGGTCTAACGCATCTGGGTATACCTCGAGGTTGGAAATGGGGTGGCGCAGTTTCAACCCACTGTCCAGTTTGGTGCCAGATATATTCACAGCTGGATGAGTAA
- the LOC124182627 gene encoding endonuclease/exonuclease/phosphatase family domain-containing protein 1-like isoform X5, with translation MNLNTATEEELMTLPGISRAVARNIVCHRQAIGRFHRVEDLVLVSGVGAYKLELVRPEICVASANASTSSSQASISLNSSGNTGSLLDINSASVFALQGIPGLNQELAANVVERRHRRGFYQSLDELAKVRGIGKHRLAIIKPYLKIVVDSDGSVTPTPSNGTSSSLGTNPQMTSTPVSNGVVKISSKVPRVNGINPSAHVTNDIETSSGITEDEIWELLSVASPRPLTPSNYSTKLEGRTSFRIATWNLERFSVDKACNPGVREVICRTILENRLSLLALQEIESSEALAKITLELNSPILKRVRDWQGNRKVWRSIHLGQGLAILWDTDGKIRISLQHQSSAAADSVPAAACATFHINKVTITVVNAALHGVRDRRAIDNYCRFQNTLVLGDFSTMNGVEDLDLELPRNENTAVHPEKLFFNDNIAWSRKSRAVLRTGHSGIVKQGLTHLGIPRGWKWGGAVSTHCPVWCQIYSQLDE, from the exons ATGAATTTGAACACAGCTACGGAAGAAGAATTGATGACATTGCCAGGAATAAGCAGGGCAGTGGCCAGGAATATAGTTTGTCATAGACAGGCGATTGGGAGATTTCACAGGGTGGAAGACTTGGTCTTAGTTTCAGGAGTGGGAGCTTATAAATTGGAATTGGTTCGACCTGAGATCTGCGTAGCTTCCGCCAATGCCAGCACAAGTTCATCTCAAGCTTCCATAAGCTTGAACTCTTCGGGGAATACGGGGAGTTTGCTGGATATCAATAGTGCGAGTGTTTTTGCATTGCAAGGAATCCCAGGTTTGAATCAG GAATTAGCAGCTAACGTCGTTGAAAGGAGACACAGGCGCGGATTTTATCAATCGCTTGATGAACTAGCAAAAGTCCGAGGGATTGGAAAGCATCGGTTGGCTATAATTAAGCCTTATCTAAAGATCGTCGTTGACTCGGATGGATCCGTTACCCCGACCCCTAGCAACGGTACATCGTCTTCTTTGGGTACCAATCCACAAATGACAAGTACCCCTGTTTCCAACGGTGTGGTCAAAATTTCGAGCAAGGTGCCTCGAGTCAATGGAATAAATCCAAGTGCTCATGTCAC CAATGACATTGAAACGAGCTCGGGAATAACTGAAGATGAAATTTGGGAGCTACTCAGTGTTGCCAGTCCTCGGCCTTTGACGCCCAGTAATTATTCTACCAAACTCGAGGGAAGGACCTCCTTCAGGATTGCCACATGGAACCTAGAGCGTTTTAGCGTTGACAAAGCTTGCAACCCAGGTGTGCGAGAAGTTATATGTCGGACTATACTTGAGAATAG ATTATCTTTGCTGGCATTACAAGAGATTGAGAGCAGCGAAGCCCTGGCTAAAATAACGTTGGAATTGAATAGTCCAATTCTGAAACGGGTTCGCGATTGGCAAGGAAATCGCAAGGTTTGGCGATCCATACACTTAGGACAAGGCCTTGCTATCCTATGGGATACAGATGGAAAAATTCGTATATCCCTCCAGCATCAGTCGTCGGCAGCGGCGGATTCAGTACCCGCCGCTGCCTGCGCGACATTTCAC ATCAACAAGGTTACTATAACGGTTGTGAACGCGGCACTGCACGGCGTCCGGGATCGAAGGGCAATAGACAATTACTGCAGATTCCAAAATACTCTTGTGCTTGGAGATTTTTCCACAATGAACGGCGTGGAAGATCTTGATCTCGAATTACCGCGCAACGAAAACACAGCGGTTCAtcctgaaaaattatttttcaacgataataTCGCATGGAGCCGTAAATCCAGAGCGGTGCTGCGAACCGGGCATTCAGGTATCGTTAAGCAGGGTCTAACGCATCTGGGTATACCTCGAGGTTGGAAATGGGGTGGCGCAGTTTCAACCCACTGTCCAGTTTGGTGCCAGATATATTCACAGCTGGATGAGTAA
- the LOC124182627 gene encoding endonuclease/exonuclease/phosphatase family domain-containing protein 1-like isoform X4: MGQNGSTHHGHRGRGRNFRRATLSMLGKKHSQPSKILSHTFAYDDDGLKVDRMNLNTATEEELMTLPGISRAVARNIVCHRQAIGRFHRVEDLVLVSGVGAYKLELVRPEICVASANASTSSSQASISLNSSGNTGSLLDINSASVFALQGIPGLNQELAANVVERRHRRGFYQSLDELAKVRGIGKHRLAIIKPYLKIVVDSDGSVTPTPSNGTSSSLGTNPQMTSTPVSNGVVKISSKVPRVNGINPSAHVTNDIETSSGITEDEIWELLSVASPRPLTPSNYSTKLEGRTSFRIATWNLERFSVDKACNPGVREVICRTILENRLSLLALQEIESSEALAKITLELNSPILKRVRDWQGNRKVWRSIHLGQGLAILWDTDGKIRISLQHQSSAAADSVPAAACATFHINKVTITVVNAALHGVRDRRAIDNYCRFQNTLVLGDFSTMNGVEDLDLELPRNENTAVHPEKLFFNDNIAWSRKSRAVLRTGHSGIVKQGLTHLGIPRGWKWGGAVSTHCPVWCQIYSQLDE; encoded by the exons ATGGGCCAAAACGGAAGTACGCACCATGGGCATCGGGGACGTGGTCGAAATTTCAGACGAGCAACCCTTAGCATGTTGGGAAAAAAACATTCTCAACCTAGCAAAATCCTGTCGCACACATTTGCATATGATGATGATGGTCTTAAG GTTGACCGGATGAATTTGAACACAGCTACGGAAGAAGAATTGATGACATTGCCAGGAATAAGCAGGGCAGTGGCCAGGAATATAGTTTGTCATAGACAGGCGATTGGGAGATTTCACAGGGTGGAAGACTTGGTCTTAGTTTCAGGAGTGGGAGCTTATAAATTGGAATTGGTTCGACCTGAGATCTGCGTAGCTTCCGCCAATGCCAGCACAAGTTCATCTCAAGCTTCCATAAGCTTGAACTCTTCGGGGAATACGGGGAGTTTGCTGGATATCAATAGTGCGAGTGTTTTTGCATTGCAAGGAATCCCAGGTTTGAATCAG GAATTAGCAGCTAACGTCGTTGAAAGGAGACACAGGCGCGGATTTTATCAATCGCTTGATGAACTAGCAAAAGTCCGAGGGATTGGAAAGCATCGGTTGGCTATAATTAAGCCTTATCTAAAGATCGTCGTTGACTCGGATGGATCCGTTACCCCGACCCCTAGCAACGGTACATCGTCTTCTTTGGGTACCAATCCACAAATGACAAGTACCCCTGTTTCCAACGGTGTGGTCAAAATTTCGAGCAAGGTGCCTCGAGTCAATGGAATAAATCCAAGTGCTCATGTCAC CAATGACATTGAAACGAGCTCGGGAATAACTGAAGATGAAATTTGGGAGCTACTCAGTGTTGCCAGTCCTCGGCCTTTGACGCCCAGTAATTATTCTACCAAACTCGAGGGAAGGACCTCCTTCAGGATTGCCACATGGAACCTAGAGCGTTTTAGCGTTGACAAAGCTTGCAACCCAGGTGTGCGAGAAGTTATATGTCGGACTATACTTGAGAATAG ATTATCTTTGCTGGCATTACAAGAGATTGAGAGCAGCGAAGCCCTGGCTAAAATAACGTTGGAATTGAATAGTCCAATTCTGAAACGGGTTCGCGATTGGCAAGGAAATCGCAAGGTTTGGCGATCCATACACTTAGGACAAGGCCTTGCTATCCTATGGGATACAGATGGAAAAATTCGTATATCCCTCCAGCATCAGTCGTCGGCAGCGGCGGATTCAGTACCCGCCGCTGCCTGCGCGACATTTCAC ATCAACAAGGTTACTATAACGGTTGTGAACGCGGCACTGCACGGCGTCCGGGATCGAAGGGCAATAGACAATTACTGCAGATTCCAAAATACTCTTGTGCTTGGAGATTTTTCCACAATGAACGGCGTGGAAGATCTTGATCTCGAATTACCGCGCAACGAAAACACAGCGGTTCAtcctgaaaaattatttttcaacgataataTCGCATGGAGCCGTAAATCCAGAGCGGTGCTGCGAACCGGGCATTCAGGTATCGTTAAGCAGGGTCTAACGCATCTGGGTATACCTCGAGGTTGGAAATGGGGTGGCGCAGTTTCAACCCACTGTCCAGTTTGGTGCCAGATATATTCACAGCTGGATGAGTAA
- the LOC124182627 gene encoding endonuclease/exonuclease/phosphatase family domain-containing protein 1-like isoform X3, with the protein MHTYIVNEMGQNGSTHHGHRGRGRNFRRATLSMLGKKHSQPSKILSHTFAYDDDGLKVDRMNLNTATEEELMTLPGISRAVARNIVCHRQAIGRFHRVEDLVLVSGVGAYKLELVRPEICVASANASTSSSQASISLNSSGNTGSLLDINSASVFALQGIPGLNQELAANVVERRHRRGFYQSLDELAKVRGIGKHRLAIIKPYLKIVVDSDGSVTPTPSNGTSSSLGTNPQMTSTPVSNGVVKISSKVPRVNGINPSAHVTNDIETSSGITEDEIWELLSVASPRPLTPSNYSTKLEGRTSFRIATWNLERFSVDKACNPGVREVICRTILENRLSLLALQEIESSEALAKITLELNSPILKRVRDWQGNRKVWRSIHLGQGLAILWDTDGKIRISLQHQSSAAADSVPAAACATFHINKVTITVVNAALHGVRDRRAIDNYCRFQNTLVLGDFSTMNGVEDLDLELPRNENTAVHPEKLFFNDNIAWSRKSRAVLRTGHSGIVKQGLTHLGIPRGWKWGGAVSTHCPVWCQIYSQLDE; encoded by the exons atgcatacatacatag TCAATGAAATGGGCCAAAACGGAAGTACGCACCATGGGCATCGGGGACGTGGTCGAAATTTCAGACGAGCAACCCTTAGCATGTTGGGAAAAAAACATTCTCAACCTAGCAAAATCCTGTCGCACACATTTGCATATGATGATGATGGTCTTAAG GTTGACCGGATGAATTTGAACACAGCTACGGAAGAAGAATTGATGACATTGCCAGGAATAAGCAGGGCAGTGGCCAGGAATATAGTTTGTCATAGACAGGCGATTGGGAGATTTCACAGGGTGGAAGACTTGGTCTTAGTTTCAGGAGTGGGAGCTTATAAATTGGAATTGGTTCGACCTGAGATCTGCGTAGCTTCCGCCAATGCCAGCACAAGTTCATCTCAAGCTTCCATAAGCTTGAACTCTTCGGGGAATACGGGGAGTTTGCTGGATATCAATAGTGCGAGTGTTTTTGCATTGCAAGGAATCCCAGGTTTGAATCAG GAATTAGCAGCTAACGTCGTTGAAAGGAGACACAGGCGCGGATTTTATCAATCGCTTGATGAACTAGCAAAAGTCCGAGGGATTGGAAAGCATCGGTTGGCTATAATTAAGCCTTATCTAAAGATCGTCGTTGACTCGGATGGATCCGTTACCCCGACCCCTAGCAACGGTACATCGTCTTCTTTGGGTACCAATCCACAAATGACAAGTACCCCTGTTTCCAACGGTGTGGTCAAAATTTCGAGCAAGGTGCCTCGAGTCAATGGAATAAATCCAAGTGCTCATGTCAC CAATGACATTGAAACGAGCTCGGGAATAACTGAAGATGAAATTTGGGAGCTACTCAGTGTTGCCAGTCCTCGGCCTTTGACGCCCAGTAATTATTCTACCAAACTCGAGGGAAGGACCTCCTTCAGGATTGCCACATGGAACCTAGAGCGTTTTAGCGTTGACAAAGCTTGCAACCCAGGTGTGCGAGAAGTTATATGTCGGACTATACTTGAGAATAG ATTATCTTTGCTGGCATTACAAGAGATTGAGAGCAGCGAAGCCCTGGCTAAAATAACGTTGGAATTGAATAGTCCAATTCTGAAACGGGTTCGCGATTGGCAAGGAAATCGCAAGGTTTGGCGATCCATACACTTAGGACAAGGCCTTGCTATCCTATGGGATACAGATGGAAAAATTCGTATATCCCTCCAGCATCAGTCGTCGGCAGCGGCGGATTCAGTACCCGCCGCTGCCTGCGCGACATTTCAC ATCAACAAGGTTACTATAACGGTTGTGAACGCGGCACTGCACGGCGTCCGGGATCGAAGGGCAATAGACAATTACTGCAGATTCCAAAATACTCTTGTGCTTGGAGATTTTTCCACAATGAACGGCGTGGAAGATCTTGATCTCGAATTACCGCGCAACGAAAACACAGCGGTTCAtcctgaaaaattatttttcaacgataataTCGCATGGAGCCGTAAATCCAGAGCGGTGCTGCGAACCGGGCATTCAGGTATCGTTAAGCAGGGTCTAACGCATCTGGGTATACCTCGAGGTTGGAAATGGGGTGGCGCAGTTTCAACCCACTGTCCAGTTTGGTGCCAGATATATTCACAGCTGGATGAGTAA
- the LOC124182627 gene encoding endonuclease/exonuclease/phosphatase family domain-containing protein 1-like isoform X2 has product MHTYIGSQIRTFNEMGQNGSTHHGHRGRGRNFRRATLSMLGKKHSQPSKILSHTFAYDDDGLKVDRMNLNTATEEELMTLPGISRAVARNIVCHRQAIGRFHRVEDLVLVSGVGAYKLELVRPEICVASANASTSSSQASISLNSSGNTGSLLDINSASVFALQGIPGLNQELAANVVERRHRRGFYQSLDELAKVRGIGKHRLAIIKPYLKIVVDSDGSVTPTPSNGTSSSLGTNPQMTSTPVSNGVVKISSKVPRVNGINPSAHVTNDIETSSGITEDEIWELLSVASPRPLTPSNYSTKLEGRTSFRIATWNLERFSVDKACNPGVREVICRTILENRLSLLALQEIESSEALAKITLELNSPILKRVRDWQGNRKVWRSIHLGQGLAILWDTDGKIRISLQHQSSAAADSVPAAACATFHINKVTITVVNAALHGVRDRRAIDNYCRFQNTLVLGDFSTMNGVEDLDLELPRNENTAVHPEKLFFNDNIAWSRKSRAVLRTGHSGIVKQGLTHLGIPRGWKWGGAVSTHCPVWCQIYSQLDE; this is encoded by the exons atgcatacatacataggtagccaaatacgtacat TCAATGAAATGGGCCAAAACGGAAGTACGCACCATGGGCATCGGGGACGTGGTCGAAATTTCAGACGAGCAACCCTTAGCATGTTGGGAAAAAAACATTCTCAACCTAGCAAAATCCTGTCGCACACATTTGCATATGATGATGATGGTCTTAAG GTTGACCGGATGAATTTGAACACAGCTACGGAAGAAGAATTGATGACATTGCCAGGAATAAGCAGGGCAGTGGCCAGGAATATAGTTTGTCATAGACAGGCGATTGGGAGATTTCACAGGGTGGAAGACTTGGTCTTAGTTTCAGGAGTGGGAGCTTATAAATTGGAATTGGTTCGACCTGAGATCTGCGTAGCTTCCGCCAATGCCAGCACAAGTTCATCTCAAGCTTCCATAAGCTTGAACTCTTCGGGGAATACGGGGAGTTTGCTGGATATCAATAGTGCGAGTGTTTTTGCATTGCAAGGAATCCCAGGTTTGAATCAG GAATTAGCAGCTAACGTCGTTGAAAGGAGACACAGGCGCGGATTTTATCAATCGCTTGATGAACTAGCAAAAGTCCGAGGGATTGGAAAGCATCGGTTGGCTATAATTAAGCCTTATCTAAAGATCGTCGTTGACTCGGATGGATCCGTTACCCCGACCCCTAGCAACGGTACATCGTCTTCTTTGGGTACCAATCCACAAATGACAAGTACCCCTGTTTCCAACGGTGTGGTCAAAATTTCGAGCAAGGTGCCTCGAGTCAATGGAATAAATCCAAGTGCTCATGTCAC CAATGACATTGAAACGAGCTCGGGAATAACTGAAGATGAAATTTGGGAGCTACTCAGTGTTGCCAGTCCTCGGCCTTTGACGCCCAGTAATTATTCTACCAAACTCGAGGGAAGGACCTCCTTCAGGATTGCCACATGGAACCTAGAGCGTTTTAGCGTTGACAAAGCTTGCAACCCAGGTGTGCGAGAAGTTATATGTCGGACTATACTTGAGAATAG ATTATCTTTGCTGGCATTACAAGAGATTGAGAGCAGCGAAGCCCTGGCTAAAATAACGTTGGAATTGAATAGTCCAATTCTGAAACGGGTTCGCGATTGGCAAGGAAATCGCAAGGTTTGGCGATCCATACACTTAGGACAAGGCCTTGCTATCCTATGGGATACAGATGGAAAAATTCGTATATCCCTCCAGCATCAGTCGTCGGCAGCGGCGGATTCAGTACCCGCCGCTGCCTGCGCGACATTTCAC ATCAACAAGGTTACTATAACGGTTGTGAACGCGGCACTGCACGGCGTCCGGGATCGAAGGGCAATAGACAATTACTGCAGATTCCAAAATACTCTTGTGCTTGGAGATTTTTCCACAATGAACGGCGTGGAAGATCTTGATCTCGAATTACCGCGCAACGAAAACACAGCGGTTCAtcctgaaaaattatttttcaacgataataTCGCATGGAGCCGTAAATCCAGAGCGGTGCTGCGAACCGGGCATTCAGGTATCGTTAAGCAGGGTCTAACGCATCTGGGTATACCTCGAGGTTGGAAATGGGGTGGCGCAGTTTCAACCCACTGTCCAGTTTGGTGCCAGATATATTCACAGCTGGATGAGTAA